In Salinibacterium sp. dk2585, a single window of DNA contains:
- a CDS encoding amino acid ABC transporter ATP-binding protein has product MTTTTPTGSILSVDQNPDAMVSIRRVHKSFGDNEVLRGIDLDVQQGEVLCLLGPSGSGKSTLLRCINTLETIDEGRIWVDGDLIGYHERAGRLRALNAKEMAAQRRHIGMVFQRFNLFANMTAVENVMEAPVHVAGSKRAQARAKALELLDRVGLSSHANHYPAQLSGGQQQRVAIARALAMEPRLMLFDEPTSALDPELVGEVLEVMRGLAQSGMTMIVVTHEIAFARDVGDSLVFMADGKVVETGHPREVIDNPKTDRMRQFLAVRNAV; this is encoded by the coding sequence ATGACCACGACCACTCCGACCGGGTCGATCCTGTCGGTCGACCAGAACCCCGACGCGATGGTGTCGATCCGGCGCGTGCACAAGTCCTTCGGTGACAACGAGGTGCTCCGAGGCATCGACCTCGACGTGCAGCAGGGTGAGGTGCTCTGCCTTCTTGGGCCCTCTGGTTCCGGCAAGTCAACCCTCCTGCGCTGCATCAACACGCTCGAGACGATCGACGAGGGGCGCATCTGGGTCGACGGCGACCTCATCGGCTACCACGAGCGCGCCGGTCGACTGCGTGCGCTCAACGCCAAGGAGATGGCGGCGCAGCGGCGGCACATCGGCATGGTGTTCCAGCGCTTCAACCTCTTCGCGAACATGACGGCGGTCGAGAACGTCATGGAGGCACCCGTGCATGTCGCCGGCAGCAAGCGCGCCCAGGCGCGCGCGAAGGCACTCGAGCTGCTCGACCGCGTCGGGCTCTCGAGCCACGCGAACCACTACCCGGCGCAGCTGTCGGGTGGCCAGCAGCAGCGCGTCGCGATCGCGCGTGCGCTCGCGATGGAACCGCGCCTCATGCTCTTCGACGAGCCCACCTCGGCGCTCGACCCGGAGCTCGTGGGTGAGGTCCTCGAGGTCATGCGCGGGCTCGCCCAGTCGGGCATGACGATGATCGTCGTGACCCACGAGATCGCCTTCGCGCGTGACGTGGGCGACTCCCTCGTCTTCATGGCCGACGGCAAGGTCGTTGAGACGGGTCACCCGCGCGAGGTCATCGACAACCCCAAGACCGACCGCATGCGCCAGTTCCTGGCCGTGAGGAATGCCGTCTAG
- a CDS encoding amino acid ABC transporter permease, with amino-acid sequence MTMTDPAMAATPRAANDSLPERLPINAVPVRHWKQWIAAAVLIVLLAAALLSLATNDNIHYPTIGEYLFNPAILKGLGVTFQLAIIAMLAGIVIGILVAVARMSANRVLNAVAEGYIWLFRGVPLLVQLLLFGNFALLAPELGIAIPFADTMLLGVDTNKVITPFMAAILALSLHEGAYMAEVVRGGILAVDKGQSEAATAVGMTRGLAMRRIVLPQALRVIIPPTGNQFITLLKATALVAVIAGHDLMSTAQNISAQNYRTIELLLVASVWYLAIVSILSFLQRMLERRLSRGVER; translated from the coding sequence ATGACCATGACTGACCCGGCGATGGCCGCGACGCCGCGGGCGGCGAATGATTCGCTGCCGGAGCGTCTGCCCATCAATGCGGTGCCCGTGCGGCACTGGAAACAGTGGATCGCAGCGGCAGTACTGATCGTGCTGCTCGCGGCGGCGCTGTTGAGCCTCGCCACGAATGACAACATCCACTACCCGACGATCGGCGAGTACCTCTTCAACCCGGCGATCCTCAAGGGCCTCGGTGTCACCTTCCAGCTGGCGATCATCGCCATGCTGGCGGGCATCGTGATCGGCATCCTGGTGGCGGTGGCGCGCATGTCGGCCAACCGCGTGCTCAACGCGGTTGCCGAGGGCTACATCTGGTTGTTCCGCGGGGTGCCGCTGCTCGTGCAGCTGCTGCTCTTCGGCAACTTCGCCCTGCTCGCGCCCGAACTGGGCATCGCGATCCCCTTCGCCGACACCATGCTGCTCGGCGTGGACACGAACAAGGTCATCACCCCCTTCATGGCGGCGATCCTGGCGCTCTCGCTCCACGAGGGTGCCTACATGGCCGAGGTCGTGCGCGGCGGAATCCTCGCCGTCGACAAGGGTCAGAGCGAGGCGGCCACGGCCGTCGGCATGACCCGCGGCCTGGCCATGCGCCGCATCGTGCTGCCGCAGGCGCTGCGTGTCATCATCCCGCCGACCGGCAACCAGTTCATTACGCTGCTCAAGGCGACCGCGCTCGTTGCGGTCATCGCAGGCCACGACCTCATGAGCACCGCGCAGAACATCTCGGCGCAGAACTACCGCACGATCGAACTGCTGCTGGTCGCCTCCGTCTGGTACTTGGCGATCGTGTCCATCCTGAGCTTCCTGCAGCGGATGCTCGAGCGTCGCCTTTCACGAGGAGTTGAACGATGA